The sequence below is a genomic window from Monodelphis domestica isolate mMonDom1 chromosome 2, mMonDom1.pri, whole genome shotgun sequence.
GGAAAAATCCGAAAGCTGGGTGTGGCAACTTTTATTCTTAGAATGTGTTTGGACTGGCTTGGATTGGTGAATTGGGAGGCAAAATTTGCTCGATGTTTATTTACAGCTCCCACTTTAGTTGGTGCAGAATCCCTTCTTAAAATCTTTGACACTAGGATTAAGGTTTTGATATGTGCCCAATGaagttaaaaattgtattaatattCAAATAGTATGTAAACGTGACAACCTAATAGGATTCAGCatgcttgaaaaaaaaatttaaaacttattttctgtcttagaatcaatggccgggtattgattccaaggcctAAGCGGGAATGTCTAGGCAAttgggttgagtgacttgcccaggatcacacagctgggaagtatttgaggtcagatttgaatccagagtcTCCTGGATTCTGTAGTCTGGCTATCATggtaatccactgagctatctagctgccctcaatATTTGAATTTCTAAACATAGgcttgttaattatttccttttcgcTTCCTGTACCTTCTCACCAAGGATACACAAAGCAGTAATGGCCTACTGGTGAAAGGTAGTAGAGAATAATGCTTTATGAAGAGTATTAAAATCAGCATAGATTTGCAGTTTTGAAGTATTTATCTGCAAGTCAAAACAGCAAACATTAAgcactttaattaattaattaatatggaGAAGGCTCTGTACTTgtggttggggagggggagacaaaggaaaacaaataattcCTGTTGTTCAGGAGTTCATATTACATGCAAAAAAAGCTTTGTATAAGCAAGGTTTATTGGAGATAATCTCTATAGGAGGGAGGGGTTAAGAAAAGACTTGCTTTAAAAGGAATCATTAAATAAGCCTTGCTTTTGATTATGTTGATAGACCACAGTCTTGGATTACAAGGGCACTTGAAGGCCGGTTTAGGGGTGGGGATCTTGGAATGAAGTGATACTGGTCTTTTGCCAAAGAATGCTTCTGGTGCTATTTCCTCATATATGTGTGCTACTGCATAGGAACATGTAGGAATAATTTCCAGGAGAGAGGTGTGGGTAGTGAGTAGTTACAGAAGAGAATTGGATTTGATTAGACTTTTCTTTGGTATTATATTGGGATGCACTGAAGTTAATAAGTTGGCAGCTTAAGTCATCATACtgataaaaaaagatttcttcaaATACTAAATATTTCTTACCATTTATTATTGTTTCATTACAGAGATGCATCGAGACTCTTGTCCACTGGATTGTAAGGTTTATGTAGGTAACCTTGGTAACAATGGCAACAAGACTGAATTGGAGAGAGCATTTGGATATTATGGACCACTCCGAAGTGTGTGGGTTGCAAGAAATCCTCCCGGCTTTGCTTTTGTTGAATTTGAAGATCCCAGAGATGCAGCTGATGCTGTTAGAGagctagatggaaggtaataaacatttaattatataatttctgtgaaataatttttacttGTACATAAAATGCACATTTGTACACTAGGAGAAATAAAATAcgttataaaattatatttacacaGATAACCTTTTAAGAAaatcctttaattttacagaaaactgaggcatatgaCATAATTTGTCCGTCTTTGTACAGTTAGTATTGTCATTGAACACTTGATATTCATGAAACTACACAATTAGATCATTACTATAAAAGTGATCAAAAGAAATCATTTGTCAAATTTAGTGCAGACTTTATGTGATTCTTAGCCACAATAAAATTAGCATTTGTACAGACAACCGAACAGGTTTTGCTTCAGATCTTGACTAATTATTTTAGTGACTACTGAAGCTACTTTTTAAAAGTACTATTAGGGTAAGGTTAAAATCATAGCCACCTACTTTCCCTTGTTGCTGTCAGAATTATTTCCTTGTACATTGGGAGCACAACCACTtcagaaaataaagcaaattaaGATTGGTGTTTAAGTTAAATTTGTTCATACTATGCCATCTAGTGTTCAGATATTCCTATTTTTTAGACCTAGAATACATATGTGCCAACCCATTtaattagtattcccattttattgcTTCTGCTTAAGCCAGAAGATATTAATCAGTAAGTCTGAATAATGCTACATTAATGTATACTTATGAAGTATAGTTTAAGGCAAACATGATCAGAAGAGTATAAAATTGCATAGTAGAATAAAGTTGAGGGAAgcttatgaattgtttttaaagatggttttccattttaaaatgctaaaattaaaataattttaaaatgaagtcataATTAAGGTACAGCAATCAACAGGAGTAGGTAAACCAAGAACAGTGTTAGGGATTCTAAGTGCTTAAAAGtgaattcaaaacacaaatatTGTCTACAGTGTTGGCATACAAAGTTGATGAGATATGGTCTAGCCTGATCTTGTTTGATCTTGTAGGCTTCCTTCAAAAAGTGCTCAGCATCTTGGACCTTGCTTTTGCATTTAATATTCTGCCTTGTAAAGTTTTGTCTATTTTAAGCTAGCTCTGCCCTAAGAGAGGATAATCATTCTGAGGGAGGCAAGCCAACTTGTAATTTGACATTTCTTCCCAATGTCTTATAATATAGTAGTcacttaaatattaaaataagtatGCTTATTTATTTGCAAGTGCTTACAGCCATTTTGCATAAAATCAAATGATGTCAGGAAGGAATAGAGAACAATAGAGTTTCTTGTATCACCATTTAAAGGGCTTTTAGTAGAAAAAGGACTATTTGAAGTCCATACCAGTCACAACTTCTTTTGTGACTCAGTTCTTGAATTGTAAAGTATAATCATACTAGAcagtctttccagctctaaattggCAGATTAGGATAAGTTCTCTGGTAGAATGATCTATGTCTGGAATGTTTGtggtaattgttttctttttaaaggacatttttaataatgtttttccCCCCCCTTTAAAGAACACTTTGTGGCTGCCGGGTAAGAGTGGAACTGTCGAATGGTGAAAAAAGAAGTCGTAATCGTGGTCCACCACCGTCTTGGGGTCGTCGCCCAAGGGATGATTATCGGAGAAGAAGTCCTCCACCCCGCCGCAGGTACTTTAGAATCAAAGAATGTGTTTAGAGCCCTTGGTGTTAAACCATAGAGCAATCCTAGGAGCAGGTGTTTCCCTAAAGCATGTTGATGGGTAACATCTATTGCTGAGATTCTGAGGTTTTTTATAAAGCAGCCTTGCTGGGGCTATAGTGGGGAGTTTTATGTAAGTTGATGCTGAATGTTGGCTTTGGTCTTTAGGTCACTGTTCAAGTTGATAGTCAGTAACTTCAGTCCTGGATCTATCTTCTTCAAGTTATTTTAGTTCATCTTCTAGTCACATCTTTTCCAGTCTTCCCTTTACTTCAATTTAGACCATTTCCCATTCCTTGACTCAATAATGACAGACTTAACATACAACAGTCTAGCTTTCCACGCAAATGTATCTTTCTACTTTGTTTGCACAATTGTAATATTTGTCAAGAATGTTACAACTGGTGAAGTAGAAATTAatcttaaaactattttaaacatAGGTCACTTAATAAAGGGGGCTAAACAGGATGTAATTCCAATCATCTTAAGTTTTTCAAACCCAAATCTGaaatttcagttttgttttttttttttggtaattaaaaATGGCACATCACTCTTGGACCCAGGCATTGTTGTCTGGAAGCTATCTGCATCTCCTCAAATCTCCAACATGATTTCTACAGGACTGAATTTACCTGTTAAAGGTGAGTGAAGTCCTTCTTAGGAGATGGGAGTTTGAAACTGccccttctattttaaaaataaaacaaacaaaaggccaaaagaaaaaaaaaaccaccccaCACTTGTTGCCCATCGTAATAAGATTATATGTTAGCTAATAGATGGTTGTACTGATggcttgtttttttcatttttttttgtgctttttggtccatctattaataaaaatgaaccCCGTTACAGAGTCACCATCATGTCTCTTCTCACCACCCTCTGAGTCTGCATTAGCCAGTCAACTAGCCCTTTCAGCGTCATGTGACCAGCGCGCCCCATTCAGCTTGGCTGGTGTCGTTTCACATGACCCAGGCATGGCCAGTCGTCAGGTTGCACCGCCCTTTGGTTCCCGAGCATGCTGTTTTCTCTCAGCCTTCTCTCCAACCTTAACCAAATCGGCAGCAGCCACCTCGACCGCCCACACATTCCTGGCCAATCAGCTCAGCTGTTTATTTACCAAATGTCTTCACAACAACTACAGCAGCAGCCTTCGGCTAacaaaaaagcaggaaaaatccACAACACCCCCTTCGCCAACCAACTAAATACAACGCAACATCTGGCAAAACCTTTTCAGCAAATTCTTCCTGGCCGTCAGTCCGGCAGCCTCACCTCACCATTTCTAGCTTGTTGAAACCCAAAACTAGTAAGTTTTTCCTGCTTATACAGTTTACTGCTGGTTAAAATAAGGAGTAAGCGGCTTAAGTAATTACTTTTCTCGATCAAAGGCTGGCTGTGCATAATTGAATGGTAACGTACAGATATTGCTTGAATAAAACTTTTAAGGGTGATAGGGAACTTTTAATGTAACTAGAACCTCCAGCAAAACTCATTTGCATGTGTGAGATGCCAAACTAAAATTTAATATCTAACAAATTTAGCTTTCCTTTCTAGCAAAATTTTGTTGAATCCTATCACCTTTAAATGGTTTTACTAAcagttttcaaaatttaaaacaatttttgggGTGAAGTGGGCCGAGCTAAGGTAATTTTTTGTAAGCCTAAACACACTCTTAAAATGTGACAATCACAGATATGCAGTTCTAATGTATCACTTAATGGCATCAATATTTACACTGAGCGCGTTTTCACAGTTTTTCACTTTATCCACTTGGTACCTTAAGTCTTGTCATGGACTTCTAGGTTTGCATGGGTTCCAAATACTGGTCTATGGCACTGTTTTTGGAACTACTTGTGGGACTACATTTTGGCGTGGTGTTTGGGTAGTGAAGTTAGTTGACGTGGAAGTTTTGCATTGGACAGATCTGCTGTGAAGCATTCTTTGTTAAAGTGAATTCATGGTTGGAAATACCTGCTTTTCACTTGAGCTTTTTGTTCCTTAATCCTTCtgtgctttttttgttttggacGATGGGTGCCAGTTCTTCGGCACGATCACTGGGCCCAACAGTGAGATTGAAAAGTTGGGAAATGCCTCACGCCATAAATGCTAAAATTGATGGTGAGCCTAATTTTCCCTATTTCTGATTGTAGATCACCACGAAGAAGAAGCTTTTCTCGCAGCCGGAGCAGGTAAagcaattgttttgttttgttttcttaaaaggGGTTTTGTCAGTAAATTATTGCATGTTTGTAAGTTGAAGTATAAATTGTTAGGTAAATTAATTAAGGAATTTTCAAAGGATCAGAGGTGATTTCATTGGTCTTTTCTACAAGCTGGCTGTATAGTTTCAACTTGGGATTCTCAAGGCCCTCTAATTTTGCTTCTAACAATTTTTCCAGTCTTACCTCTTTGTCTTGTTTCAGCTATGTGGCCAATTGCTTTTTCCTTGAATTCAACATTTTATATCTTTGCCTCTCCATTTGCACAAATTGCTTCTCTTGCTTGcaattccctcctttcctctctgcctTTC
It includes:
- the SRSF3 gene encoding serine/arginine-rich splicing factor 3 isoform X1 — its product is MHRDSCPLDCKVYVGNLGNNGNKTELERAFGYYGPLRSVWVARNPPGFAFVEFEDPRDAADAVRELDGRTLCGCRVRVELSNGEKRSRNRGPPPSWGRRPRDDYRRRSPPPRRRSPRRRSFSRSRSRSLSRDRRRERSLSRERNHKPSRSFSRSRSRSRSNERK
- the SRSF3 gene encoding serine/arginine-rich splicing factor 3 isoform X2, whose translation is MHRDSCPLDCKVYVGNLGNNGNKTELERAFGYYGPLRSVWVARNPPGFAFVEFEDPRDAADAVRELDGRTLCGCRVRVELSNGEKRSRNRGPPPSWGRRPRDDYRRRSPPPRRRHCCLEAICISSNLQHDFYRTEFTC